From the genome of Winogradskyella forsetii, one region includes:
- the yidD gene encoding membrane protein insertion efficiency factor YidD has translation MNKTENIEIEENSFEINANEKDYVIIQRHFTKHTKLDLEIQNLPIPKKPIWLNIVVRTLRFYQNNISEKLGNRCVFDPSCSRYSELSFREKGFLRGMSLTINRLKRCRPENGGIDQLN, from the coding sequence ATGAATAAAACAGAAAACATTGAAATTGAAGAAAATTCATTTGAAATAAATGCGAATGAAAAGGATTATGTTATTATTCAAAGACATTTTACAAAACACACAAAACTTGATTTAGAAATTCAGAATTTACCAATTCCGAAAAAGCCCATTTGGTTGAATATTGTAGTCAGAACACTTCGATTTTATCAAAACAATATTTCAGAAAAATTAGGAAATAGGTGTGTTTTCGACCCAAGTTGTTCTCGATATTCTGAACTCTCTTTTCGAGAAAAGGGATTTCTTAGAGGAATGTCACTTACAATAAACCGACTGAAACGTTGCCGACCAGAAAATGGCGGAATTGACCAATTAAATTAA